Proteins from a genomic interval of Phlebotomus papatasi isolate M1 chromosome 3, Ppap_2.1, whole genome shotgun sequence:
- the LOC129807801 gene encoding achaete-scute complex protein T3-like: MATVLRTMALGQNFHMLPNNCVIVSSSTVGSNGSLHAAGKRPIAPAPTDRSVRILGGSMADLKGGKKRMTYSHMSPYPGPPPSVERRNARERNRVKQVNNGFDKLRQHIPQKIVEVENGGRGASKKLSKVDTLRLAVKYIQGLQQLLDDNSVHDGSSQGSSSYYAGSPIQSMQDTQPPCSEASSSPTPSYNSDVSVGHTYNPTSTPYQEQYHTYEAMHFEDEAVSFEEEVLLDDILHWQLQH; the protein is encoded by the coding sequence ATGGCAACAGTTTTGAGGACAATGGCACTTGGACAGAATTTTCATATGTTACCCAACAACTGTGTGATTGTTTCATCATCGACAGTGGGATCCAATGGTAGTCTCCATGCCGCCGGCAAGAGACCCATCGCTCCAGCCCCAACAGATCGCAGTGTACGGATCCTTGGGGGCTCAATGGCAGATCTCAAGGGTGGAAAGAAGAGAATGACTTACTCCCACATGTCCCCATATCCTGGTCCACCTCCAAGTGTGGAGCGTCGCAATGCCAGGGAACGAAATCGTGTGAAACAGGTCAATAATGGTTTTGATAAGCTCAGGCAGCACATCCCCCAGAAAATAGTTGAAGTGGAAAATGGGGGACGTGGAGCCAGTAAGAAGCTCAGTAAAGTAGATACCCTTCGGTTGGCGGTGAAGTACATCCAAGGACTACAGCAACTCCTGGATGACAATTCCGTTCACGATGGTAGTAGTCAGGGAAGTAGTTCATACTATGCTGGAAGTCCAATTCAGAGCATGCAGGACACTCAGCCACCCTGCTCTGAAGCATCATCCTCCCCAACTCCATCGTACAATTCTGACGTGTCCGTCGGGCATACGTACAACCCTACGTCTACCCCATATCAGGAGCAGTATCACACCTACGAAGCCATGCATTTTGAGGATGAAGCTGTGAGTTTCGAGGAGGAAGTCCTTCTCGATGACATCCTGCACTGGCAACTGCAGCACTGA